The Carassius auratus strain Wakin chromosome 7, ASM336829v1, whole genome shotgun sequence genome contains the following window.
GAATTAGAAGTAAAATTTGCTCATAGAGTATCACTTGTTAGTGTTATTGAAGCCAGAGCAGTCCTACTTggtaaataagaatatatatatatatatatatatatatatatatatatatatatatatacatttctcaatagtaatatgaattaacattaaataaagtttaagaTAGTTAGCTAGGTGAAAGTagctaaaaaatatttatagaaaagtGCTATGTGTTGGCTGGATATATGATATCTATTTTTTCtatcactgttttatttttaaaaaaaatatgcagtgtttatttatttgtttgtttgtttgtttgttttctgtagcTCGCTCTTTAGTGCGTTTCGCCCACACAGACATCAAGATCCCCGATTTCTCTGACTACCGGCGGCCAGAGGTTTTAGACCCAAAGAAGTCCTCACAAGAGAGCGGCGACACCCGACGGGCCTTCTCCTATCTGATCACAGGTTCCACCGCTGTGGTTGGAGTCTATGCAGCCAAAACCGTTGTCACACAGTTTGTCTCCTCCATGAGCGCCTCGGCTGACGTGTTGGCCCTGTCCAAGATTGAAATCAAGCTATCAGACATCCCTGAGGGTAAGAACATGACCTTCAAATGGAGAGGGAAACCCCTGTTTGTCCGGCACAGAACAGAAAAGGAAATTGCAACTGAGGCTGATGTCAATCTCGCTGAGCTTCGGGACCCCCAGCACGACAGAGACCGTGTCCAGAACCCCATCTGGGTCATTGTCATTGGCGTGTGCACCCACCTGGGCTGCGTGCCCATTGCCAACGCTGGTGACTATGGTGGCTATTACTGCCCGTGCCATGGCTCTCATTATGACGCATCTGGTCGCATTAGGAAAGGCCCCGCTCCGCTCAATCTGGAGGTGCCCTTCTATGAGTTCCCAGACGATGACACAGTGATTGTAGGATAAAGGACTGTACTGTAATAACTCTGATCAACACTGAACATGTGCTTTACTTGTTTAGTTTTTGTCCATCTTGTTTCCGACTCATAATCTGCATTGACTTGATGGGTAAAAAAGATTAATTGTAAGTAATAAAGAGTATTTTATCTGATGGAAACCTCACTATTCTCTATTTATTCAGTCTCAATATACCCATCTATGTGTGTTATACTTAATCACTTAGGTTGTTTAATTATATGCACAATACGCATTGGTTTACAGATAAGGAACAAATAAGATCTCCACTCCACTATAGTGATAAAGTCAAAGGGTAAGGGAAGGTGCAGATTTTTAGTTGCAGAATTTCaggtaggtaaaaaaaaaaaaaaatacaatgcaatacaCCTTACACAAGGAATGACACATTGATTCTATACTCTTTTCTGTTGTCATAGTCAGTGGTAAATGTGACAACTGTCTTATTGTGGCTAGGtttctgtggaaactgataaGGAAAGCAAATGTGAAATATGGATGTATTGAAAATGCTCTAAACTATCTGTGGATAAACCGAGCTCTAAGATATGCTTACGGAGTTATGAATTGAATAAAGCCTTCACAAATTTCACGTTGTTGttaaaatttgtaataaaaaggCGTTCACGCAATGCCTGTTTCTGTGGGTAAAAAAAGGAGATGCAGGGCAGTGAAAGAAGAGCCGTATATTAACAGAATATGATGCATCACCTCAAAATGATATAAGGATCATGATTTTTAAATACGAGAGTTAAAACAGTTTAACTATACGTTAACATTTACTACTTTGATTTATCCATGTGGCTCAGCAGCAGTTGAAGAACTGCTCATTCAAAAATGTCGCCTTGTGCAGTTTTATTTCTTTTGAGAGAACCTTTGCAAATGAGCCCAAACAAAATGTTATGATTCATGTTATGATTATTCAGGTTATATGTTTGTAgggtataaatacataaaaaaaaataataataataattacatttgatttacttACAGTCCGTGTTCTATACGGATGCGTTTTCAGCAATAAGAAAAATAGTTGCAATAGCATGTGGAATAATTACGTATTTTAAACAAGACCGAACAGAAATGCCTAGTTAGAGTAAACAGTTGATTTAACTAGTCTGCAAAATATAATAGGTTGTCCATTATTCAAGATAGATCATGTGGTGCTGGTGGTTCAAAAAGTACAACCACTGTGCCAAGGGTAATGTACAGAAAATGCGCCAACGTGAGCAGTGGTGATTAAGAATGTAAAAACTGGCCAACACATCTGGCATTCTCACATTTCAATGAAGAATAACCTGCTATGTAGAGAAGTATTCGCTGTCTCTTGATGTGGCTGTAGAGAGATGGCATACTTAATTTCATTTCTTTTCACTCTGTAAGCTTCACACTTCAGAGATGAACTGGTAAACCACAATGTTCACATAAAGTGAAAGTACTGACTATTTTACTACAATCTATGCTTTATTAACTCTTTGAATTTCCTGATAAAGTGCATTGCTGAATACTATAGTAATTTGCTCTTGTGAAACAACACAAATGACACATAAACCGTAGCATTCCTCTCATCCAGAAATTATTTGAATAGATGTTTCAGGGCCATATTACCATATAGAGGAGATTTTCTCCATGGTGCATTTCTGTTTGAATGTCTCAGTTCTGAGAAAGACATTGGACATGTCTGCaggttcacgagttcacccttacatctaatctgaaggcgaatagtaggcatattttggcgcgctgtcctgggggaggggtccgggcccggagcacagcccgaacccaaataactccccctatccccaatttggtataaatagattagaagtgaggagttggggtggaggagggatgccggaAAAACTGTcatgggacaggaggtaggaagactggagatatatatatatatacgcttgtgtgctatttaggatgattagctaaacgagatgcacctgtgccaaactGAATGATTATCTggtcgtgcttctcccgaactttgttaataaaaccacattcgATATGCTCCTTAGCTGGGCTGCACAGATCTTCAGatgacaaaaccagtcttaagtgtcattttttcaaaattgaaatgtatacatcatctaaaaactgaataaataagctttgtaATATCGATACAAAAGTATGTATTGGAGGACAATaattggtcgagatacaactatttgaaaatctggaatctgagagtgcaaaaaccctcaaaatattgagaaaatagcctttaaagttGTGTAAATGAAATCCTTaacaatgaatattactaatcaaaaattaagttttcataTATTGACAGTAGGGCATTAAAAACatcttcatgtaacatgatctttacttaatatcctaatgataaaaaaaaaaaaaaaaaaaaatcactttaattttGGTCCATTCAAtacatttttggctattgctacaaatataccccatcgacttaagactggttttgtggtccagggtcagatTTGAGGTGAAGCCGTTAATTCATATTTACGCCATCTGACATAGGCACACAGCATATGCTTTAGTTGGAGCCTTTTAACCTAACAAATTCCAGATTCAGGTTTGCCTTTTATTATTGCAGTACTAATACTGCTTCTATTAGccagacattttaaaatgcagaccttttctttaaatgtgtcTGGGTAGCTGCGCTgcacattcatttatttcattttctggcGAGGTCTgggtattttaatacatttaatgcacCGGATTGCCATCCACTCTGCCTTCCTCTGGAGCATCCGCCACTTATGACATGCAACCTGCTCAGTCGTCCTGGAGCCCTCAGCTCTTGCCAGGTCCGGCTGCCATGAGCTTGGCAGACATTCAGACCTGACTGATAGAATGATGATATCCCAGGGGTTGTCAGGGAACCATTGTATATCAGCTGAAAATCACGGCCATCCCTGGCTCCAACGTACGTGTTTAGCATCCAAAAGCAATCTCTTTATTGGGCTAATTTTTGGAAAAGAATTTGCTCTGAAAGGCAAATTTCTCTAATTCAGCTTAGGAGGGTTCATCAGTCACTCTGGGCTGGTAGAGATCCCTGTATGAAACACAAACTCAAGTTTTTAATGACTGTATTTCAGAGACTGAAGGATTGCAACACATATTGTTTATTCAGTAGTTTAAAtttgtattgtaatttttttttttttaccaatctcAATTGGATTCTAGTTTAAGATGCACAGATGCCAATCTGCTAGTACGATTGGACTGCATAATGCACAACTTCCCTGTGGGGACAATATAAATCAGTCCATCGGGAGAATCAGgtgattctgttttgttttgacaaATTACTTgagatttcttatttatttatttattttttggtgtggTAACAAAGGCTTGCTTGATTGAAATTAGTTATTTTCTTCTGATGCAACATAATGAAAGGGATGAAGTGCTGGACAGAGACCAAAATATGGCATTCTGCACTCGTATCGCAATGCTGTTGCTATGTTGttcattttttcatagtttgaatTGAGCACTTCAAAGCCTAGGGAGGAAGCATGCAAGGATTCATATGCTGCATACATTATCTTTGAAGAGCGTATGTGACTGTGAGGGTGAAACAAGAAAACCAAGACAATTAGCTCAAAATTCTCTCTGTGATTTGCTCTCCTATTATCTGATGTGTCACATTAATGTTATAATCCTCCATTTGTCTCAGGGGTGATCAGATTACGATGAAAGATTTATTATGCTCCCCGTAATTCATTTGAACTTGTTTTGCATAACTTAACATAGTaatgagtttttcttttctttattaagAATGGCTGTTAATGCATCTTTTCCTCTAATATCATTCAGTCTGTTTATTAATCTGTTCCATCTTCATGACagcgtgtttttatttttagtgaaccAAAAGTGCCATAATCACAAGTGACGCCTACTTTTTTAACCTTAGGCTATTTCAGAATTGCTGTTGCCTAATCTATCTCTatttattgaaagaaaaaaaaaagcatatgcagttttatttttactgttacttttaagATTAACCCATAGGGTCTTCTAACAGTAATTTTTACAAGCATGTCCTTGTTAAAGACCATTAAACCAAACATAGCCAACCTGGTCTCATATTTATATGTAGGTATTAATATGTTACATTTACAAgcacaaaacatatatttttgtatgtttttattgatGCTTAAACCAGGCATGTGATCAGCTAGAGACAGAAAATAAGGGAAATCTGACCATGCCCACAACTCACACCCATATATATACTAATTTTggctaatcaaaaaataaataaataagttaatacatactgtagttaaaaaatgtaacagTATTTAGGCTATAAACCTCAagcaaaaaactaattaatttaaagGGAAACTGAAGCCAACCTCTCCCTTTCGGCACATATCCTAATGTTTCAATATTTACAACATATTTGTATGCtaaaataattacttaataataatatttatataataattattttattacgtATTGGTTTTAAATCATCATCCTTCACAAAAGGCTAAAACAGCACAGTGGGCCGCTGGTCACGCTGAATGCATAAACTGACAATTTCAATTGAGAATTGTAACTTTTAGTTtctttatgtactttattttggCAGTAAACGGGCTGCGAAGTCAATGTAGCAAGAGGTGTCACCGCATTTTTTCCCCCAACtgtttaattgtaatttagtTATATAACCAACTAACGCTGCTTGGTCATTCAAGCAAGACATCATTCATCACTGTAAAGCCttggcaaaataataataataaacatattttaataaacattttttttcaaaatacatgAATTTTGCTTGtatattttctttaaacattTAGCGAGTCTTGTAGATAAGAGTTTCAACTGAAACATCCTGCTTTTAGCCTACATGAAATTCATTAATGCAATGAAAATTCACCACATTCATTACTGATAAATCAGTTGTGTTAATTATAGAAACAGAGTCAGTAATTGCAGCAGGTGAGCAATACATTTGCGTACATGACATCACTGCCGGTGAGAGGGGCCCCATCTCCTTCTTTGTGGGGTGGCCTCTAAGATGTGTGGTACACCACTGTGTAAAACGTACAATTTATACATATTTCAACGTTTAAAACATAGGTCTACAAATAGCTGCCTATCTTCAgctaaaaacttaaaaatatgtatgtattagaTATTCGTGGTATTCGtatcaatgcatttttataattttatcaatAAGCGATTTAGATTTTAAACCCCTTAACCTAACCATTTtacagcaaatatgcatttattttctttttattaataaggaattttataaatgtaatacaaatataataggatattaaatgcatttgaccaaaaaataaatattttaataacagtatagcattaaaatgtttattgtcaCTAATCCCACTCCTACCTATAAACCTAAACACTTCTGTACAGTATAAGAAAAGCATGAAAGACTAATAAATGCAATTACAAttatttagcctatttatttattgcaaaaatgtcACAAGCAGTATCCTAGCAATCCATATGACTGCTTATGGTGGCTGGACTCACTGCTCAGGATGGAGATGAAGGTCAATATAGAAAAATCTATATTGTACCTTCTAATGACATTTATCACATTTAtcacattttaaggaaaatacatAGGAATTATCATGAGATCATGTTGACATAGCAACTGATTTATCAGTGCATTACATTTATTGACATGCATAGCTCTCTGATCTCAGTTAAAACAGCTGAAGTTACCTTCACATAGCCTTGGGGAAAGTTTTTGAATTTAATAAAGCTAACATGGAAGAGAAAACTGCATTCATAACTCTCAGCAGATTGCTCAAAATAAAATGATTCTTGcagaaaaacatttcttattagatttaaatattaaaaagccaTATCCATTCGACTTATGTGCAGTGTCTTTTAAACAAGCTGATTCACTGTGAAAGTGGCTCTGTGTACATTCTGATAGTGAGCTTTAAAAGGCGAGAATGGAGAAATTGAGAAAGATGTCCTATTGTCTCCCCCCTCCCCTTTTTCTATGAGCATGAGAGTGAATAGGTGGAAATGAGACATCACATAGAAATCATCACATCATTCTGGGAAATTGATCTCTGCTTTCATACTATGGTGCAGTGTTGCCTGCAGCTGGAGCTTTACAAGCCCATCTAAAGCATCCTCCACATGTGGCACCATGCACCGAATACCCACATGTGCACCGAGTGCCAAGAATGGAGCCTAAATGACTCTTCACTTTGGAGCGGAGCTGGGGAGCGAGGTTGACGTGGGGGACTAGAGAATAATAAACTCTAATGAAAGTCTCTCTTTTCTTCCTCCTTGTGTGCCAGGAGCTTTTGTGCTCTCACAAGCAGCCGCTGATCTACGGGTTGGGCTGTGAAGAGCTTCATTAATCCTGTCAGTCAACAGCAAACGGCAGCTGAGTCATCCTCCGGGCAAAAGTAGAAAGACAGAAAACAGTGCCCCGGGTCACCCTCCAGGCCACTCCCCTAGTGAATGCACAATCACTCTGTTCGATTACTTCAATTtaacatgcgtgtgtgtgtgtgtgtgtgttttaatctcTATTTAACATGTTATCCCTCGAGCAGCCATCCCTGCTATGGCTTTATACACAGGTTTTTCTTCACTGAGGATTTGGTCCTCTTAGCCTTTTTCTTGCACTTATGCATCCCAGTGACTAGAAGCTGCCCTCTAGCTTTTCTCAATACATGTTAACGGGGTAACTGCCTGCTGGCACGATGGTGTTTTAATACAATTTTGCTGTCCATGCAGTGGAAACaggattttttattataattttattataatctgTTCCACACTAAAAAAGGGCTGTGGTGATAGCCTCATGAGCAGTGTCCCAGCACATAACACTGTTGCGCTTCAGGCATCCCAAGTCTGAGTCTCGACTCGCAAACCTTTCAAGATCCCCCCTCTCACTTCACTATGTTCATTTACTTATACTGTAATAATGCAACTCAGTGAAATTACCATTTTATTGAAGCAGTAACAAAATAACATAAGATTCAATCAAagcaaatatatgaaataaaatacaaataaaagctattaaaacaataaaacatccaTATACAGCCAACACTTGAATATAATTCTATTATTTCTATCTCTTGTATTTCTAAACTAATTACAGTGAAGCAGAAAGCAGGCCTCTGTCTGAACCTAACCAGTGTCACATGAACACACTTCTTTTGACACCATAATTGTCTGTTCCTACTGATCAGTttagagttattttttattttatattattttagttatttatttttattaataatggcCCAATTTGTATATGTTTTGACACAACATTTTGTCTGGAATGTCTGTAGATGTTCCTGTAGCTTAAAGCTGTTGCATGATCACTGCCAGACCAAACCCTCCTGATGCTCTGATTTGTAATGTAGTCCAAGAGTATGTTAAAAGGCAGAATTTCCAAGCATGAAGGTGTATCTGATTTCCTGCGATCATCCGGTTGTATGCATGGTGGGGAAATTTCACTGCAGAATTGCTGATTGTTCCAGAAGCACTGCTCATGAATGCATTATCTGAACAGAGTTGGACTTAAACTGCAGCTTGGTCTTGTTCAAAACCCTTGTGTGTAAAAAATGTGGTTCTTTTATTGCCtaatttactctctctctctctgccctcattccATCTCTCCTCTATGCTCCTTAGTCCTTTATATCTGTCCTCAGAGGAAGAAAGAAGCTGTGCTTTGAGTGATAGGGATGGGGGCTCTCAGCAGGACTTCATAATCTTGTTTATATCAGAGTAATTAACACTTCTTTGAACTCATCGGAGTTGGCATATCCAATTAGTTGCCTCTCCTTTCCCACCAAATAACACAGAATGTGCTTTTTCTGCTCGCAGGCTGTTAAACAATGGATCGAGTACATATATTTCAAGAAGTTCTCAACATAATCTACTTGAATATAAATGCGAAAATTTTAGGATGAAGCATTGATGTGGCGCTCCAATTTATGTGTTCACCAAAAGCCTGGCTGGAGCCTCTACTGTGATATAAAGAGAAAGGCACTTTGTACGCTTGCTTTTCAGAAGTTCAGAGTATCTGTGCTGTGTGTAAAATGTGTCTCTTTGTAGGGCTTCATTCCTCTCAGAGTGAATTTCCAAATCTGAGTAATTCTTCAGTTTTTGCATGAAGAACAAGCAATACATAGACACACATGGACAcgtatatttaaaacatttgtcactaataataatttatagtcataatattacataatatgaaTAGTCATTTCTTGACTCATAACTAACTAGTATTAGGGGTTTTCACATAGTTATCCCTGGGTCATTCTTGACCCTGGGTAAAAGAAACCCTGGGTATTCATGAACTGATATTTCATACTGCACATCCCTAAACCTGGGTTATCATTCTTATTTCCTTATTTGTGATGCTGTACTATCAGGTTTTCCTGAATTAACTTGTCAGACTATAAAGGTAAGAATTAAATATATGAAACGCTTTTCCCCTCAAACACTACAATTACTACATTTGTGTCTCCTTTCCATAAGTGTCCAAAGCACATACATAAGTTTGGTGTCATGGAGCAGGGTTTCATTACCCAATAATAAAAAAGGGATGCTAACACCTGTTTCTAATTTACAAGTGTAAACATTCTTTTTTCTCAGCTTAAAAGTGCGGATAAGTGCAGTGTGTAAAGCCCATGCTAGCCCAACAGTTAATATACAGTTAATTAAACTGTTTAATCAAAATCAtactgatatgttttttttttttttttcattactgtaGCTTTATAACAAGTAGTTTATATTAATGTTGCCTACTTTGCTTCCACTGCACTCATAAACTGTAATGTGGGATGCCATGAACACAAACATTGAAAAGCCCCAATGCTGTTTGACTAATACCAGCACTCTTGAAAATGTTCCAGACAATCAAACATACCATTTCATATTACTTGCTTTCAAGGAACTGCACTGATTGAAAGTGACTGATTGAGCATAATATTCTTCATACTTCAGTCTTTTTGAGATACTACACTCCATAAACCTTTAGAAATGATACAATAATACAAACTAAACTTCACATTTTGAACCAGAAATTGATCGATGGAGGAAAAATATTCAAGAAGACAAAGAATTTTACTCCTTATGTTTTTAGTTCTCTGCTCAGTGTAGACTTATACTATTAAAATTTGATAACAAAAGGTTTTGTTTTAGTACTCTGTTATGATGTGTAATGAAAATCACACCatcaattcattaaattaaataaaagcacatGATAAACATTTCGGAGTAGTACAATATTAATGTATATGAGGCCTTTTTTCCTCATGCACTGTAGATTTAGAATTTCACACAATAATAATCTTGAAAGACAATAGTCCCTTTACCCCTCAAATGGCTTAAAACACTTAAGAAATCGTACAATATACACCTGTATCTCTTAACACTCAAGATGAGGAAAAGGAAGCATCTGAGGTTGACAAAGAGAGAAATGTA
Protein-coding sequences here:
- the LOC113106206 gene encoding cytochrome b-c1 complex subunit Rieske, mitochondrial, producing MMSLAARSGAFSPYLQTTNYAVAGPLKPLIPGVVMKTDKLLMDTKKPFLCRESLSGQSAKSGLAVSVSLNARSLVRFAHTDIKIPDFSDYRRPEVLDPKKSSQESGDTRRAFSYLITGSTAVVGVYAAKTVVTQFVSSMSASADVLALSKIEIKLSDIPEGKNMTFKWRGKPLFVRHRTEKEIATEADVNLAELRDPQHDRDRVQNPIWVIVIGVCTHLGCVPIANAGDYGGYYCPCHGSHYDASGRIRKGPAPLNLEVPFYEFPDDDTVIVG